In a genomic window of Mycolicibacter heraklionensis:
- a CDS encoding MFS transporter, translating into MQRSIAGTAIGNFMEWYDFGIYGFLATTIAQVFYPSDSSSAAGLIATFGTMAAAFAVRPFGGIIFGALGDRIGRKRILIMTVTLMAVGTTITGLLPSYEDIGIWAPILLIVTRVMQGFSTGGEYVGAMTHISEHAPDRNRGALAGFLPLGTLGGYVMGAAVVTALKSQLPVAEMLRWGWRVPFLLGVPLAVVALYMRLRIDESPVFEELEQLNENRDTARGNGWGQFQRTVTRQRRGLLICMGLVLAENVTNYMLTGYLPTYFKQVGRISGSRGLTMIVVALLLMLVAVVPLARLSDRIGRKPILWTGSALLIVGSVPAFLLIGQGGSYALRLLGVLMIGVMLLCFYATTPSTLPALFPSTVRYFAVAIGFNISVSLFGGTTPLVAETLVSGTGNVLVPAYLLMGAGVVGAITVWFTPEVAGKRLPGSGPSVATEQEAEAIAQAGLHE; encoded by the coding sequence ATGCAGCGCTCGATCGCGGGGACCGCGATCGGCAACTTCATGGAGTGGTACGACTTCGGCATCTACGGCTTCCTGGCCACCACGATCGCGCAGGTCTTCTACCCCAGCGACAGCTCCAGCGCGGCGGGCCTGATCGCCACGTTCGGAACCATGGCGGCGGCATTCGCGGTCCGGCCGTTCGGCGGCATCATCTTCGGCGCGCTGGGCGACCGCATCGGCCGCAAACGGATCTTGATCATGACCGTCACGCTGATGGCCGTCGGCACCACGATCACCGGCCTGCTGCCGTCCTACGAGGACATCGGGATCTGGGCGCCGATCCTGCTCATCGTCACCCGCGTCATGCAGGGGTTCTCCACCGGCGGCGAGTACGTGGGCGCAATGACCCACATCAGCGAACACGCCCCCGACCGCAATCGCGGAGCGCTGGCAGGATTCCTGCCACTGGGCACGCTCGGCGGTTATGTGATGGGTGCGGCGGTGGTGACCGCCCTGAAGTCCCAACTGCCGGTTGCCGAGATGCTGCGGTGGGGCTGGCGAGTGCCGTTCCTGCTGGGTGTTCCGCTGGCCGTCGTCGCGTTGTACATGCGGTTGCGCATCGACGAGTCCCCGGTCTTTGAAGAGCTAGAACAGCTCAACGAAAACCGCGACACCGCCCGCGGCAACGGTTGGGGACAGTTCCAGCGGACGGTCACCCGGCAGCGCAGAGGCCTGCTGATCTGCATGGGACTGGTGCTGGCCGAGAACGTCACCAACTACATGCTCACCGGCTATCTGCCGACATATTTCAAGCAGGTCGGCCGGATCAGCGGCAGCCGCGGACTGACGATGATCGTGGTGGCGCTGCTGCTGATGCTGGTCGCGGTGGTGCCGCTGGCCAGACTCTCCGATCGCATCGGCCGCAAACCGATCCTGTGGACCGGCAGCGCCCTGCTGATCGTCGGCTCCGTGCCGGCGTTCCTGTTGATCGGCCAGGGCGGCAGCTATGCGCTGCGCCTGCTCGGAGTGTTGATGATCGGGGTGATGCTGCTGTGCTTCTACGCCACCACACCGTCAACGCTGCCCGCCCTGTTCCCCTCCACCGTCCGCTACTTCGCGGTGGCGATCGGTTTCAACATTTCGGTCTCGCTGTTCGGTGGCACCACTCCCCTGGTCGCCGAGACGCTGGTCTCCGGAACCGGCAACGTACTGGTGCCGGCCTACCTGCTGATGGGCGCCGGCGTCGTGGGGGCGATCACGGTGTGGTTCACCCCGGAGGTGGCCGGCAAACGGTTGCCGGGCTCGGGGCCGTCGGTGGCCACCGAGCAGGAGGCCGAGGCGATCGCCCAGGCCGGACTGCACGAATAG
- a CDS encoding saccharopine dehydrogenase family protein, translating to MSIPDQTDRRPFDLVIFGATGFTGGLTADYLAAHLPADARWALAGRNQAKLEAVRDRLAAINPAAAQLPLLLADTGDPDSLRAVAESARVVIATVGPYLEHGEPLVAACAAAGTDYLDLTGEPEFIDRMYLNHHARALQTGARLVHACGFDSIPHDLGAFFTVTHLPDGVPLRVRGVVRADMMISGGTLHSALAQMSRLRQMRQVEVARKKAEPRTDGRRTRARVGVPRRDAELGVWLLPLPTVDPQIVQRSAAARADYGPDFTYTHYAGLQRATTLAAALAGVGAFVAAAQVPRLRRVLGRRIPQGEGPSETRRASSWFTVDFIGEGGGKQVHTQVRGGDPGYGETAKMLAESAMCLAFDANPQTSGQLTTVAAMGENLLRRLTEAGISFRVVEEKR from the coding sequence ATGAGCATCCCTGACCAAACTGACCGCCGCCCTTTCGATCTGGTGATCTTCGGCGCCACCGGCTTCACCGGCGGCCTCACCGCCGACTACCTCGCGGCCCATCTTCCGGCCGATGCCCGGTGGGCCCTGGCCGGGCGCAACCAGGCCAAGCTCGAAGCGGTGCGCGACCGGCTGGCTGCCATCAACCCGGCCGCCGCCCAGCTGCCGCTCCTGCTTGCCGACACCGGTGATCCGGATTCGCTGCGCGCGGTGGCCGAATCGGCCCGGGTGGTGATCGCCACGGTCGGCCCGTACCTGGAGCACGGCGAGCCGCTGGTGGCGGCGTGCGCCGCGGCCGGCACCGACTACCTGGACCTCACCGGCGAGCCGGAGTTCATCGACCGGATGTATCTGAACCACCACGCCAGGGCTCTGCAGACCGGTGCCCGGCTGGTGCACGCCTGCGGATTCGACTCCATCCCACACGATTTGGGCGCCTTCTTCACCGTCACGCACCTGCCCGACGGGGTACCGCTGCGGGTGCGGGGCGTGGTGCGCGCCGACATGATGATCTCCGGCGGCACTTTGCACTCCGCGCTGGCACAGATGTCGCGGCTGCGACAGATGCGCCAGGTCGAAGTGGCACGCAAGAAGGCCGAGCCGCGCACCGATGGCCGCCGGACGCGGGCCCGTGTCGGAGTTCCGCGCCGCGATGCCGAACTCGGCGTGTGGCTGCTGCCCCTGCCCACGGTCGATCCCCAGATCGTGCAGCGATCCGCAGCCGCTCGCGCCGACTACGGCCCCGACTTCACCTACACCCACTACGCGGGACTCCAGCGGGCCACCACGCTGGCCGCTGCCCTCGCGGGCGTCGGCGCGTTCGTCGCCGCCGCGCAGGTGCCGCGGCTGCGGCGGGTGCTCGGCAGGCGAATCCCGCAGGGTGAGGGCCCGTCGGAGACGCGAAGGGCCAGTTCATGGTTCACCGTCGATTTCATCGGCGAGGGCGGCGGGAAGCAGGTGCACACTCAGGTGCGCGGCGGTGATCCGGGCTACGGCGAGACCGCGAAAATGCTTGCGGAGTCGGCCATGTGCCTGGCATTCGACGCCAACCCGCAGACTTCCGGCCAGCTGACCACCGTCGCCGCGATGGGTGAGAACCTTCTGCGCCGGCTGACCGAGGCCGGCATCTCATTTCGTGTCGTCGAGGAGAAGCGATGA
- a CDS encoding LppX_LprAFG lipoprotein gives MRRLPGVLTVVSAAAALVAGCSATPSPQAPTDAPASAAPTISATTAPTSSVPSSTASPSPSSSSSSKKSTEPLPDAAAILKESSATTAELETVRLSLSVTGNIENMPVTALDADVTQQPGPAAKGYAKIAYRGAPAYVAFVVFGGDFYVSQEHGRWIDYGPAANFYDAANILSPDTGLAGMLTDFVDPEVQERETVDDVHTVRITGEVSADVAKKIVPQLHATKRTACTVWIQETGDHHLVALELAAGEDASVTITFSNWNAPVTVGKPRT, from the coding sequence ATGCGCAGGCTCCCAGGCGTCCTGACCGTGGTCAGCGCTGCTGCTGCCCTGGTCGCCGGTTGCTCAGCCACCCCCTCGCCGCAGGCTCCGACGGATGCGCCGGCATCCGCCGCTCCGACGATCTCCGCCACGACTGCGCCAACCTCATCGGTGCCGTCATCCACCGCGTCGCCGTCGCCGTCGTCGTCGTCGTCGTCGAAGAAGTCCACCGAGCCGCTGCCGGACGCAGCGGCGATCCTGAAGGAGTCCAGCGCCACCACCGCGGAACTCGAGACCGTGCGCCTGTCGCTGTCGGTGACCGGCAACATCGAGAACATGCCGGTCACGGCGCTCGACGCCGACGTGACTCAGCAGCCGGGCCCCGCGGCAAAGGGCTACGCCAAGATCGCCTACCGGGGCGCTCCGGCCTATGTCGCGTTCGTGGTGTTCGGCGGCGACTTCTACGTCTCGCAGGAGCACGGCCGCTGGATCGACTACGGTCCCGCCGCGAACTTCTATGACGCGGCCAACATCCTGAGCCCCGACACCGGGCTGGCCGGCATGCTGACCGATTTCGTCGATCCCGAGGTCCAGGAGCGCGAGACCGTCGATGACGTGCACACCGTCCGGATCACCGGCGAGGTGTCGGCTGACGTGGCGAAGAAGATCGTGCCGCAGCTGCACGCCACCAAACGGACCGCGTGCACGGTCTGGATCCAGGAGACCGGTGATCACCACCTGGTCGCGCTGGAGCTGGCCGCCGGCGAGGACGCGTCGGTGACGATCACCTTCTCGAACTGGAATGCGCCGGTGACTGTCGGCAAGCCGCGCACCTAG
- a CDS encoding single-stranded DNA-binding protein, giving the protein MYETLLTVIGNVATDPIRRRVGEHELIKFRVASNSRRRGADGSWETGNSLFVTVNCWDRLVTGVGASLSKGLPVIVVGHVFTSEYEDKDGVRRSSVELRATAVGPDLARCAARVEKIIAAGPDSPPAAARSDEADDPDSAEEDADADEGMALTA; this is encoded by the coding sequence ATGTACGAGACTTTGTTGACCGTGATCGGCAACGTCGCAACAGACCCGATCCGGCGCCGGGTGGGTGAGCACGAATTGATCAAGTTCCGGGTCGCCAGCAACTCTCGCCGACGCGGTGCCGACGGCAGCTGGGAGACCGGTAACTCGCTGTTCGTGACGGTCAACTGCTGGGACAGGTTGGTCACCGGGGTGGGAGCGTCGCTGAGTAAGGGATTGCCGGTGATCGTGGTGGGGCATGTCTTCACCAGCGAGTACGAGGACAAGGACGGGGTTCGCCGCTCGTCGGTGGAGCTGCGCGCGACCGCGGTGGGCCCCGACCTGGCGCGGTGCGCGGCCCGGGTGGAGAAGATCATCGCCGCCGGACCGGACAGCCCGCCCGCTGCCGCCCGTAGCGACGAGGCCGACGACCCGGATTCCGCCGAGGAGGACGCCGACGCCGATGAGGGGATGGCGCTCACCGCCTGA
- a CDS encoding nitroreductase family protein, with amino-acid sequence MNTTPGPFVPPDAGEALAGLNMPLAEAMRSQRAIRRLHFDPVDADVLREVLALALKAPTSSNSQDWAFVVVNDAEQKRRLVRSYQRMFKPFGWLAMRAAPDEPTRRQLRVSEWQREHYHELPTLVVACYRRNLRHRPVGWPQIRVSSFYGSVYPAVQNLLLACRAVGLGASLQTLPVWSVRSTRRVLELPPEMAPVCIIPIGWARGRYGPTQRPPIDEVVHVDRFGNQPWRSAQADEVGGDSP; translated from the coding sequence ATGAACACCACCCCGGGCCCGTTCGTACCCCCCGACGCCGGCGAGGCACTCGCGGGATTGAACATGCCGCTCGCCGAGGCCATGCGCTCCCAGCGCGCGATCCGCCGGCTGCACTTCGACCCCGTCGACGCCGACGTGCTGCGCGAGGTGCTTGCGCTGGCACTCAAGGCCCCCACCAGTTCGAACAGCCAGGACTGGGCATTCGTCGTTGTCAACGACGCCGAGCAGAAGCGCCGGCTGGTGCGCAGCTACCAACGAATGTTCAAGCCGTTCGGGTGGCTTGCCATGCGGGCTGCCCCCGATGAACCGACGCGACGCCAGTTAAGGGTGTCCGAATGGCAGCGTGAGCACTACCATGAACTGCCGACCCTGGTCGTTGCGTGCTATCGGCGCAACCTGCGGCATCGGCCGGTGGGGTGGCCGCAGATCAGGGTCTCGTCGTTCTATGGGTCGGTCTATCCCGCAGTGCAGAACCTGCTCCTGGCGTGCCGGGCGGTGGGCCTGGGCGCCTCACTGCAGACACTGCCGGTGTGGTCGGTTCGCAGCACGCGCCGCGTGCTGGAGCTGCCTCCCGAGATGGCGCCGGTGTGCATCATCCCGATCGGTTGGGCCCGTGGGCGGTACGGCCCGACCCAGCGTCCGCCGATCGACGAAGTGGTGCATGTCGACCGGTTCGGCAACCAGCCGTGGCGATCAGCCCAGGCCGACGAGGTCGGTGGAGATAGCCCATAG
- a CDS encoding NADH:flavin oxidoreductase/NADH oxidase family protein yields MPATIFTPLRLANGSVIENRLVKAAMEENMAVAGQLPDEALFRLYRRWSEGGAGLIITGNVMVHAEALTGPAGVVLDAQAPLEPFRQWAAAARSGGSRVWMQINHPGRQVMANMPGVAWGPSAIRVDIGRNSKRLAQPVEMTAEQIEATVARFAETARRAQRAGFDGVEIHAAHGYLLSQFLSPLSNQRTDQWGGSLPNRARLLLDIVRAVRSSVSPAFTVAVKLNSADFQRGGFDADDAATVIQLLAPLGVDVVELSGGSYESPAMTGQATDERTRAREAYFLTLAEELAQSSPLPLMLTGGIVRRSVADEVLAGGIDLVGMGTALAVDPDLPNKWRAGADAAVELGPVTVKDKAAASAISMARVRYQLRRLGKGKQPRPRVHPFAAYAQEAVLRRRALRRYHSWLHARAA; encoded by the coding sequence ATGCCCGCCACCATCTTCACGCCCCTGCGCCTGGCCAACGGCTCGGTCATCGAAAACCGCTTGGTCAAGGCCGCTATGGAAGAGAACATGGCGGTCGCGGGACAACTGCCCGACGAGGCACTCTTCCGGCTGTACCGGCGGTGGAGCGAGGGCGGTGCGGGCCTGATCATCACCGGCAACGTGATGGTCCACGCCGAGGCGCTGACCGGACCGGCGGGCGTCGTGCTCGACGCGCAGGCGCCGCTGGAGCCCTTCCGGCAGTGGGCGGCTGCGGCCCGCAGCGGCGGCTCGCGGGTGTGGATGCAGATCAACCACCCCGGTCGACAGGTGATGGCCAACATGCCCGGTGTCGCCTGGGGCCCCTCGGCTATCCGGGTCGACATCGGCCGCAACAGCAAGCGGCTGGCCCAGCCCGTCGAGATGACCGCCGAGCAGATCGAGGCGACCGTGGCACGTTTCGCCGAGACCGCCCGGCGCGCGCAACGGGCCGGGTTCGACGGCGTAGAGATCCATGCCGCGCACGGCTACCTGCTCTCGCAGTTCCTCTCGCCGCTGTCGAACCAGCGCACCGATCAGTGGGGCGGATCCTTGCCGAACCGGGCCAGGCTGCTGCTCGATATCGTTCGCGCGGTCAGGTCGTCGGTGTCTCCCGCGTTCACCGTGGCGGTCAAGCTGAACTCGGCCGACTTCCAGCGTGGTGGCTTCGACGCCGACGACGCCGCGACCGTGATCCAGCTGCTGGCGCCCCTCGGGGTCGACGTGGTCGAACTCTCCGGCGGCAGCTACGAAAGCCCCGCCATGACCGGTCAGGCCACCGACGAGCGGACTCGAGCCCGCGAGGCGTACTTCCTCACCCTCGCCGAGGAACTCGCCCAGTCCAGTCCGCTGCCGCTGATGCTGACCGGCGGCATCGTCCGCCGATCGGTGGCCGACGAAGTCCTCGCCGGCGGTATCGACCTGGTCGGCATGGGGACCGCGCTGGCCGTCGATCCCGATCTGCCGAACAAGTGGCGTGCCGGTGCCGACGCCGCGGTCGAACTCGGGCCGGTCACTGTCAAGGACAAGGCCGCCGCGTCGGCCATCAGCATGGCCCGTGTCCGTTATCAGCTGCGCCGGCTGGGCAAGGGCAAACAACCCCGACCCAGGGTGCATCCGTTTGCCGCCTACGCGCAGGAGGCCGTCTTGCGGCGCCGTGCCCTGCGTCGTTACCACAGCTGGCTGCACGCCCGTGCCGCCTGA
- a CDS encoding TetR/AcrR family transcriptional regulator, whose translation MSASTKTYHHGDLPGTLLRAAMDLLEENGATELSLRAAARRAGVSTAAPYRHFADRNALLSAIAAVGYRELATDLVAAHPAPKTADDLAAIAVAYVQFALSRPGLFRVMFTEQCDPSNTERVDAVTAIQEYLNSIVQQVFPSADPEAMATAVWGLVHGLAFLHLDGKLDTSSAQVVADHVRAAVRAAAGQIG comes from the coding sequence ATGTCAGCGTCCACCAAGACCTACCACCACGGCGACCTGCCCGGAACCCTGCTACGCGCGGCTATGGATCTCCTTGAGGAAAACGGCGCTACCGAACTGTCGCTGCGTGCCGCTGCCCGACGCGCCGGTGTCTCGACCGCGGCGCCCTACCGCCACTTCGCCGACCGAAACGCCCTGCTGTCAGCGATCGCCGCGGTGGGCTATCGCGAACTGGCCACCGATCTGGTCGCGGCGCATCCGGCGCCGAAGACGGCGGACGACCTCGCTGCGATCGCCGTCGCCTACGTCCAGTTCGCGCTGAGCCGGCCCGGGCTCTTCCGGGTGATGTTCACCGAGCAGTGCGACCCGAGTAACACCGAGCGGGTGGATGCGGTCACCGCGATCCAGGAATATCTGAACTCGATTGTGCAGCAGGTGTTTCCATCGGCCGATCCGGAAGCCATGGCCACCGCCGTGTGGGGACTGGTGCACGGCCTGGCCTTCTTGCACCTCGACGGCAAACTCGACACCTCGTCCGCGCAGGTCGTCGCCGATCACGTGCGCGCGGCCGTGCGCGCCGCAGCCGGTCAGATCGGCTAG
- a CDS encoding acetoacetate decarboxylase family protein, whose protein sequence is MSPTRQDTVEVDLGGHLVAVPKGGLYDRYRMNTDLDDVAADPRVSGVDFFRQLPKTRVDSPIGPTLTPNFYYRIRTARLVMLASTSAIRSRLPKELAPLEIGPGLGLISVMFFRYDVCDIDFYTEAAVAIAVRPARHGRLGFVDLLAGLGNDHLHSYVLSLPVSTDIAQVRGHVGYGFPKWVTELDVDIDGHRATARVANEAGETDLALSVATPAQIRYRTGDRVSTLTSYTTIHGAWHSTLSQTNVLSAGTARFPRHLDLRVGRGRLADDLRSLKPIRTVQLDVTCEAQLALHMPVPTSVQS, encoded by the coding sequence ATGTCACCGACCCGGCAGGACACCGTCGAAGTCGACCTGGGTGGGCATCTGGTCGCGGTCCCCAAAGGCGGTCTCTACGACCGGTACCGGATGAACACCGACCTCGACGACGTCGCCGCCGACCCGCGAGTGAGCGGTGTCGATTTCTTCCGGCAGCTGCCCAAGACTCGCGTCGACTCACCGATCGGACCGACGCTCACCCCGAACTTCTACTACCGGATCCGCACCGCCCGGCTGGTCATGCTGGCCAGCACCAGCGCCATCCGTAGCCGGCTGCCAAAAGAATTGGCGCCGTTAGAGATCGGGCCGGGCCTGGGGCTGATCTCGGTGATGTTTTTCCGCTACGACGTGTGCGACATCGACTTCTACACCGAAGCCGCCGTCGCAATCGCGGTGCGACCCGCACGGCATGGCCGGCTCGGGTTCGTAGACCTGCTCGCCGGGCTCGGCAACGACCACCTTCACAGCTACGTGCTGTCCCTGCCGGTGAGCACCGATATCGCGCAGGTACGAGGTCATGTCGGTTATGGGTTCCCCAAGTGGGTCACCGAACTTGACGTCGACATCGACGGTCACCGGGCCACCGCCCGGGTGGCCAACGAGGCTGGCGAGACGGACCTGGCGTTATCGGTGGCCACTCCCGCCCAGATCCGATACCGGACCGGCGACCGGGTCTCCACACTCACCTCGTACACCACTATCCACGGCGCCTGGCACTCCACCCTGAGTCAGACCAACGTGCTCTCGGCCGGTACCGCACGTTTCCCGCGCCATCTCGACCTGCGGGTCGGACGGGGGCGGTTGGCCGACGACCTGCGATCGCTCAAACCGATCCGGACTGTTCAACTCGACGTCACATGCGAAGCGCAACTCGCCCTGCACATGCCCGTTCCCACGTCGGTTCAGAGTTGA
- a CDS encoding cytochrome c oxidase assembly protein has protein sequence MTAISATRSRAAILVPMLAGLAILAGCTAAGIGALSLADALTATGLPDPGPVTTLGLPFVRAAGEMAAVLAVGSFLLAAFLVPPQQSGVLDAAGYRALRLGTAASGTWAVCAALLVPLTISDVSGHPLSEFLDPATAWSFAGLVDTASAWRWTALLAAVVTLASLPVLRWSWTPVLLAGSLLTLIPLGLTGHSAAGGSHDLATNSLLIHLVAAGLWAGGLLALLVHALRGGEHADLAARRFSTVALWCFVAMGLSGVLNALVRLTPAELLTSPYGRLVVVKFVALCVLGALGVGQRRRGVAALQKDPNKRAPLIRLALTEAVVFALTFGVAVGLGRTPPPPPAVLNPSVPMVKIGYDLAGPPTVARILFDWRFDVVFGTAAIVLAGVYLAGVLRLRRRGDAWPAGRTTAWLLGCATLLFATSSGTGRYMPAMFSMHMAVHMLLSMLVPILLVLGGPTTLALRALPVAGRGEPPGMREWLLAALHSRVSRFLTNPIIAAVIFVVGFYGLYFSSLFDSIAGSHAGHLAMNIHFILSGYLFYWVVIGVDPTPRPVSPLAKLAVVFASLPLHGFFGVFLMGMHKVLGEWFYGALGLPWHTDLAGDQHLGGGITWSAGELPLLMVMIALLVQWHRSDRRTAKRLDRAADRDDDADLAAYNAMLAEMARRDGTVQR, from the coding sequence ATGACGGCGATTTCGGCGACCCGCAGCCGCGCGGCGATCTTGGTGCCGATGCTTGCCGGGCTGGCGATCCTGGCCGGGTGTACCGCCGCCGGGATCGGTGCGCTGTCGTTGGCCGATGCCCTGACCGCGACCGGTCTGCCCGACCCGGGTCCGGTGACCACGCTGGGGCTGCCGTTCGTGCGGGCGGCCGGCGAAATGGCGGCGGTGCTGGCGGTGGGATCGTTTCTGCTCGCGGCTTTCCTGGTGCCGCCGCAGCAAAGCGGGGTACTCGACGCCGCCGGCTACCGCGCGCTGCGCTTGGGCACCGCGGCGTCGGGAACGTGGGCGGTGTGCGCCGCGCTGCTGGTTCCGCTGACGATCTCGGATGTCTCCGGCCACCCGCTGTCCGAGTTCCTCGACCCAGCGACGGCCTGGTCGTTTGCCGGGCTGGTCGACACCGCGTCGGCCTGGCGGTGGACCGCGCTGCTGGCTGCGGTGGTGACCCTGGCGAGTCTGCCCGTGCTGCGCTGGTCCTGGACACCGGTGCTGCTGGCCGGTTCGCTGCTGACACTGATCCCGTTGGGGTTGACCGGGCACTCTGCCGCCGGCGGGTCACACGACCTGGCCACCAACAGCCTGCTCATCCACCTGGTCGCCGCGGGCCTGTGGGCCGGCGGCCTGCTCGCGCTGCTGGTGCACGCGCTGCGCGGCGGGGAACACGCCGACCTGGCAGCCCGGCGATTCTCCACCGTGGCGTTGTGGTGCTTCGTGGCGATGGGCCTGTCGGGGGTGCTCAACGCACTGGTGCGGCTGACCCCCGCCGAGCTGCTGACCAGCCCGTACGGCCGGCTGGTGGTGGTCAAGTTCGTCGCCCTGTGTGTGCTCGGCGCCCTCGGTGTGGGGCAGCGGCGCCGTGGAGTGGCGGCGCTGCAGAAAGATCCCAATAAGCGCGCCCCGCTGATCCGGCTGGCGCTGACGGAGGCCGTTGTCTTCGCGCTCACCTTCGGTGTCGCGGTGGGGTTGGGGCGCACCCCGCCACCCCCGCCGGCGGTGCTCAACCCGTCGGTCCCGATGGTCAAGATCGGCTACGACTTGGCCGGCCCGCCGACCGTGGCGCGGATCCTGTTCGACTGGCGATTCGACGTCGTCTTCGGCACCGCCGCGATAGTCCTGGCCGGCGTGTATCTGGCCGGGGTGCTGCGGCTGCGACGCCGCGGCGACGCCTGGCCCGCGGGCCGCACGACCGCCTGGCTGCTGGGCTGTGCGACCCTGCTGTTCGCCACCTCGTCGGGCACCGGCCGCTACATGCCGGCGATGTTCAGCATGCACATGGCCGTGCACATGCTGCTGTCGATGCTGGTGCCGATCCTGCTTGTGCTGGGCGGACCGACCACGCTGGCGCTGCGGGCGCTGCCGGTCGCCGGTCGCGGTGAGCCGCCAGGGATGCGGGAGTGGTTGCTGGCCGCGCTGCACAGCCGGGTCTCCCGGTTCCTCACCAATCCGATCATCGCGGCGGTGATCTTCGTCGTCGGCTTTTACGGGCTCTACTTCAGCAGCCTGTTCGACTCGATCGCCGGCAGCCATGCCGGCCACCTGGCGATGAACATCCACTTCATCCTCAGCGGCTACCTCTTCTATTGGGTCGTGATCGGCGTGGACCCCACCCCCCGGCCCGTCTCACCGCTGGCCAAGCTGGCGGTGGTGTTCGCCTCGCTGCCGCTGCACGGCTTCTTCGGGGTCTTCCTGATGGGCATGCACAAGGTGCTCGGGGAGTGGTTCTACGGTGCGCTGGGCTTGCCCTGGCACACCGACTTGGCTGGAGACCAGCACCTGGGCGGCGGCATCACCTGGTCGGCAGGCGAATTGCCGCTGCTGATGGTGATGATTGCGCTACTGGTGCAGTGGCATCGCAGTGACCGGCGCACCGCAAAGCGACTCGACCGCGCCGCCGACCGGGATGACGACGCCGACCTGGCCGCCTACAACGCGATGCTGGCCGAGATGGCCCGCCGCGACGGGACGGTGCAGCGCTGA
- a CDS encoding SDR family NAD(P)-dependent oxidoreductase produces MNAPRTIVITGASDGIGAVAARALAGPEVNLVVVGRSAQKLAPVAADTGATALTADFAHLDQVRSLAQQIREQVGRIDVLLNNAGGTFAPRLRTADGHEPNFQINHLAPFLLTNLLRDRLAAANGALVLNTSSVGNLFGHVDLDDLDYRRRRAFETRAYGTSKLMNILFTRGIAERWDSEGIVSAAVHPGPVATSFGRDSWFVGLLYRTPLRRLAAITPAQGAAPLIELANRGADPEINGVYFDRHRARGRENRQAHDPKLIDGLWAISTDLVGLG; encoded by the coding sequence GTGAATGCACCCCGGACGATCGTGATCACCGGCGCCAGTGACGGCATCGGCGCCGTGGCGGCGCGTGCCTTGGCCGGGCCGGAGGTCAACCTCGTTGTCGTCGGGCGGTCGGCCCAGAAGTTGGCGCCCGTCGCCGCCGACACCGGTGCCACCGCGCTGACCGCCGATTTCGCCCATCTGGATCAGGTCCGCTCCCTGGCGCAACAGATCCGTGAGCAGGTCGGCCGCATCGACGTCCTGCTGAACAATGCGGGCGGAACGTTCGCGCCGCGGCTGCGCACCGCCGACGGTCACGAACCCAACTTCCAGATCAATCACCTCGCGCCCTTCTTGCTGACCAACCTGCTGCGCGACCGGCTGGCCGCAGCCAACGGCGCGCTGGTGCTGAACACCTCGAGCGTCGGCAACCTGTTCGGACACGTTGACCTCGATGACCTGGACTATCGGCGTCGGCGCGCGTTCGAGACGCGTGCCTACGGCACCAGCAAACTGATGAACATCCTGTTCACCCGCGGTATTGCCGAGCGCTGGGATTCGGAGGGGATCGTCTCGGCCGCGGTGCATCCCGGTCCGGTCGCGACCAGCTTCGGCAGGGACTCATGGTTCGTCGGCCTGCTTTACCGCACCCCGCTGCGCCGCCTCGCGGCCATCACCCCGGCCCAAGGGGCCGCACCCCTGATCGAGCTGGCCAACCGCGGCGCCGACCCGGAGATCAACGGCGTCTACTTCGACCGCCACCGAGCCCGCGGCCGCGAGAACCGCCAGGCCCACGACCCGAAGCTCATCGACGGGCTATGGGCTATCTCCACCGACCTCGTCGGCCTGGGCTGA